TCAGCCTCGGCGATCTGAAATCGCTGATGGGCCTCAGCGATGATCTGGCGCGGCTGAACCGCGACCGCTTCCAGAGCTTTGCCGAAACCCCTGACGCGGACCAGACACGGCCCGCGGCACTCGCCTTCGCGGGAGATACCTATCAGGGGCTCGAGGCCGCCACCCTCGACCCGGACGAGATGGCCTATGCGCAGGATCATCTGCGCATCCTGTCCGGTCTTTACGGGCTTCTGCGTCCGCTCGACGCGATACAGCCCTACCGGCTGGAAATGGGGAGCAAGCTGAAAACCCGGCGCGGCAAGAACCTTTATGACTATTGGGGCGCGGATCTGTCCAAGGCGTTGAACGCCCAGGCAAGCGCCACAGGCAGCGACACGCTGATCAATTGCGCAAGCCAGGAATATTTCGGTGCGGTGGACCGCAAGGCGCTGGACCTGCGCGTTGTGACGCCGCAATTCATGGAAGACAAAGGGGACGGCAAGGGCCCCAAGATCGTCAGCTTCTACGCCAAGAAAGCGCGCGGCGCGATGGCGCGCTTCATCGTCCAGAACCGGATCACCGACGCGAACGCGCTGCGCGACTTCGATCTGGGCGGATACGCCTTCGACGCCGACCGCTCCACCCCCGACACGCCGGTCTTTCTGCGCGATTATCCCACGTCCTGAACCGGTAGAACCGGCGCGGTTCCTTCCGGCTGGGCTTTCAGGATCTGCTGCTCTATCGCCGCGCGCTTCAACGGTTTCGACAGGTAGTGGTCGAGCCCCGCGTCCAGAAACGACTTGTCGTCATCGCGCAGGGCGTGCGCCGTCATTGCCACGATGGGAACGTGCCGGCCGCTCGTTTGCTCGATGCCGCGGATCTCGGCCGTGGCCTTCCGGCCGTCCATTTTCGGCATCGAGATATCCATGAAAACCACGTCCGGCCCGAAGGACCGGTAGAGCGCGACAGCCTCTTCCCCGTTCTCGGCGAATTGCAGGTCGATGTTGAGCGTCTTTACCATCTTGCTGAACACCAGACGGTTGGTTCTGTTGTCCTCCGCCGCCAGCACCCGCATGCGCCTGCCGACAGCCGGCGGGGCGTCGCTGTCGCGCGCCGGGGCAGGCAAGGCGCGCAGCGCATCCACAAGGGCGCGCCGTGGCAGCGGCTTTTGCAGCACCTGCGCGAAAAGCGTGGCGCGGCTGTCGTCCTTCAGGCCGATCAGGTTCGAGCTGATCACCAGCACCTGCGCGCGCCCCGCCACCGCCTCGGCCAGGGATGCGGCATCGACGCAGGGCGGCTTGTGTTCGGTCACGATCACGTCAAAGCCTTCGGGATCGGTATCGACCTGTGCGATCGCCTCCGCAGTGCTGCCGACACCCGCAACCGCCAAGCCGAGCTGTGCCAGCTGACGCTCCAGTATGGCGCGGTTGCCGGGGCTGTCGTCCACCACCAGCACCCGGCGAAACCTGTCGCCCAGCCCCTCGAAACCGGGTTCAGCCTCCCCCTCCGTGGAAAGCGTGAGGCTGAAGCCAAAGCACGATCCCGCGCCCTCCTCGGAGGTTACCCAGATCTCGCCGCCCATCATCTCGACCAGCCGCCTTGTGATCGCAAGGCCCAGACCGGTGCCGTCGAACTGGCGGTTGCGCTGGGTCTCGACCTGATAGAACTCACCGAAGATATGTTTGGTCATATGCGCGGGGATCCCGATGCCCGTATCTTCGACCGTGATATGCGGTGTGGCTGTTGCGCTCTGGGCGTCGGCCGTGCCGGTGACACGGATCAGCACATGCCCCCGTGTGGTAAACTTGATCGCATTGCCGATGAGGTTCGTCAGCACCTGCCGGATACGCCCCGCATCGCCGCGCAGGCGCGTGGGCATGAAAAGATCGAAGTCGAAAAGGATCTCCAGCCCCTTCTCGCGCGCCATCGGCTGCAACAGCGTGATCACCTCCTCACAGGAGTGTTCCAGATCGAAGGGTTCGTCGTAGAGCTCCAGCCGCCCGGCCTCGATCTTGGAATAATCCAGCACGTCGTTGATGATAACCAGCAGCGCCTCGCCCGAACTGCGGATCGTCTGCACGTAAAGCCGCTGTTCTTCGTCCAGCTGCGAGTCGGCCAGAATATCGGCCATCCCGACGACGCCGTTCATCGGTGTCCTGATCTCGTGGCTCATATTCGCGAGGAATGCGGATTTCGCACGGTTCGCCGCCTCTGCCTGTTCGCGGGCATCGCGCAGTTCACTTTCGTATTTGACCGTGGCGGTGATATCGAGCCCGAGCGAAACCATATCGCCGCCCGGCCCGCGCTGGTCCACCAGACGGATATAGCTTTTGTTCCACAGCCGGATCACCGTCTCTTCGGGCACCCGTTTCTGGAACCGCGACAGCATCCGCTGCCGCCAGACCGTCGGGTTCATGCCGTCCAGATCAACGATCCCCTCGTCGGTCATGGCCTGCAGGATGGTGACATAGTTCACCCCCGGCTTGATGATCTCCAGCCCGTCGAAGATGGCCAGATACGCCTGATTGGCCATGATCAGCTGGTTGTCGCTGTCGAAGAACGCGAAACCGTCCTTGATCGTCTCGATAGAGTGCCACAGCCGCCGCTCCACCAGCGCGATCTTCTCCTGCGCCGCACTCAGATCGGATTTCACCCTCTGGTTCTCGCCACGGATCGATTCGACCAATGCGCGGGTATCGGTGATCTCGTCCGTCAGCTCCCGCGCGTGGCGGCCCAGCTTGCGGTTCGCGGCAAAAAGCTCGGCTTTCTTGAGCTCCAGCATACGCTCCGCCGCCAAACGGCCGCGCCGTTCCTCGGTCAGTTTCTGCTGTAGGCTCATCCAGTTCCCTCACGCGCGCGCCGTCCCTCTCTATCGCCCGAACGCGGTAAACAGCGGATTAAGGACCAGCGGACTTGCCCGAATCTCGGCGGGCGTGCCACGCTGGGCGCATTTCAACGAAGGAATTTGCCATGTCCGGTCTTTGCCGTCTTTTGTGGTTTCTTGCGCTGTCGGTTC
Above is a genomic segment from Sulfitobacter sp. HNIBRBA3233 containing:
- the yaaA gene encoding peroxide stress protein YaaA: MLVVISPAKKLDWAARDTGTTAPDFTEDANRLVKTARNLSLGDLKSLMGLSDDLARLNRDRFQSFAETPDADQTRPAALAFAGDTYQGLEAATLDPDEMAYAQDHLRILSGLYGLLRPLDAIQPYRLEMGSKLKTRRGKNLYDYWGADLSKALNAQASATGSDTLINCASQEYFGAVDRKALDLRVVTPQFMEDKGDGKGPKIVSFYAKKARGAMARFIVQNRITDANALRDFDLGGYAFDADRSTPDTPVFLRDYPTS
- a CDS encoding response regulator: MSLQQKLTEERRGRLAAERMLELKKAELFAANRKLGRHARELTDEITDTRALVESIRGENQRVKSDLSAAQEKIALVERRLWHSIETIKDGFAFFDSDNQLIMANQAYLAIFDGLEIIKPGVNYVTILQAMTDEGIVDLDGMNPTVWRQRMLSRFQKRVPEETVIRLWNKSYIRLVDQRGPGGDMVSLGLDITATVKYESELRDAREQAEAANRAKSAFLANMSHEIRTPMNGVVGMADILADSQLDEEQRLYVQTIRSSGEALLVIINDVLDYSKIEAGRLELYDEPFDLEHSCEEVITLLQPMAREKGLEILFDFDLFMPTRLRGDAGRIRQVLTNLIGNAIKFTTRGHVLIRVTGTADAQSATATPHITVEDTGIGIPAHMTKHIFGEFYQVETQRNRQFDGTGLGLAITRRLVEMMGGEIWVTSEEGAGSCFGFSLTLSTEGEAEPGFEGLGDRFRRVLVVDDSPGNRAILERQLAQLGLAVAGVGSTAEAIAQVDTDPEGFDVIVTEHKPPCVDAASLAEAVAGRAQVLVISSNLIGLKDDSRATLFAQVLQKPLPRRALVDALRALPAPARDSDAPPAVGRRMRVLAAEDNRTNRLVFSKMVKTLNIDLQFAENGEEAVALYRSFGPDVVFMDISMPKMDGRKATAEIRGIEQTSGRHVPIVAMTAHALRDDDKSFLDAGLDHYLSKPLKRAAIEQQILKAQPEGTAPVLPVQDVG